The following coding sequences lie in one Trueperaceae bacterium genomic window:
- a CDS encoding M3 family oligoendopeptidase, producing MDRAEEAPHGRFKVADIDPDSLVPRITALLARPVTAATLPDLQAEVDAVIVDAHELVAGLTRAKDEDTTDGAAKAAYLDFVSRVLPELNRVEDEYNRKLLAVPGFTPPSDLAGAWADMRDEVELFREENLPLQAEEAALGQRYGEVAGALRVELDGATLTLGQAQAKLESPDRALRERAYRAIQAGRKAVHADLDEVFMRLVPLRRAVARNAGLPDYRAYAWRSAGRREYTPSDVLRMHEAVEREVVPRLRAVYERRARYLGLARLRPWDLACDVAGREPLAPFGSVAELEEGLGRMFRELDPELAQGYELLRGGWMDLEPRPSKVPGLGYQNYFPRSRRPYIYWSAVGTDDDLLTMRHEAGHAFHSFLTQERWPLQLHFCRRPEMNELASQAMEFLTLPHLERERGGFYSPEDARRSQAALLVRALSLLVRTCMVDALQHFVYTYEGEGGPSVAEVDAQWRRLLARFDLGIDYSGVEDGQEKGWQIIHVFLFPFYYIEYAMAYLGAMQVWENAQRDTPAALAAYKAALALGGTRPLDELYAAAGARFDFGGDTIARLCDLALEALGDEA from the coding sequence ATGGACAGAGCCGAAGAGGCCCCGCACGGCAGGTTCAAGGTCGCGGACATAGACCCCGACTCGTTGGTGCCGCGCATCACAGCGCTGCTGGCACGCCCCGTCACCGCCGCCACGCTGCCTGACCTGCAGGCGGAGGTCGACGCCGTCATCGTGGACGCGCACGAGCTGGTCGCCGGCCTGACGCGCGCCAAGGACGAGGACACCACGGACGGGGCCGCCAAGGCGGCCTACCTCGACTTCGTGAGCCGCGTGTTGCCCGAGCTCAACCGCGTCGAGGACGAGTACAACCGCAAGCTGCTGGCCGTGCCGGGGTTCACGCCGCCCTCCGACCTGGCGGGCGCCTGGGCCGACATGCGCGACGAGGTCGAGCTGTTCCGCGAGGAGAACCTGCCGCTACAGGCCGAGGAGGCGGCGCTGGGGCAGCGCTACGGCGAGGTGGCGGGCGCGCTGCGGGTGGAGCTGGACGGCGCGACGCTCACGCTCGGCCAGGCCCAGGCCAAGCTCGAGAGCCCCGACCGCGCCCTGAGGGAGCGCGCCTACCGCGCCATCCAGGCTGGACGCAAGGCGGTCCACGCCGACCTCGACGAGGTGTTCATGCGGCTGGTCCCGCTGCGCCGGGCGGTGGCGAGGAACGCCGGGCTCCCCGACTACCGCGCGTACGCGTGGCGCTCGGCGGGGCGGCGCGAGTACACGCCCTCAGACGTCCTGCGCATGCACGAGGCCGTGGAGCGCGAGGTGGTGCCGCGCCTGCGCGCCGTGTACGAGCGGCGGGCGCGCTACCTGGGGCTGGCGCGGCTGCGGCCGTGGGACCTGGCGTGCGACGTGGCGGGGCGCGAGCCGCTCGCGCCGTTCGGTTCCGTGGCGGAGCTGGAGGAGGGGCTGGGACGGATGTTCCGCGAGCTCGACCCGGAGCTGGCGCAGGGTTACGAGCTCTTGCGGGGCGGCTGGATGGACCTGGAGCCGCGGCCGAGCAAGGTGCCTGGCCTCGGTTACCAGAACTACTTCCCGCGCTCGCGTCGGCCCTACATCTACTGGAGCGCCGTCGGCACCGACGACGACCTCCTGACCATGCGGCACGAGGCGGGGCACGCCTTCCACTCGTTCCTGACCCAGGAGCGCTGGCCGCTGCAGCTGCACTTCTGCCGGCGCCCCGAGATGAACGAGCTGGCGTCGCAGGCCATGGAGTTCCTGACGCTGCCGCACCTGGAGCGGGAGCGGGGCGGCTTCTACTCGCCGGAGGACGCGCGCCGCTCGCAGGCGGCCCTGCTCGTGCGCGCCCTGTCGCTGCTGGTGCGGACCTGCATGGTCGACGCGCTGCAGCACTTCGTCTACACGTACGAGGGCGAGGGCGGCCCGTCCGTGGCGGAGGTGGACGCCCAGTGGCGCCGGCTGCTGGCGCGCTTCGACCTCGGCATCGACTACTCGGGCGTGGAGGACGGGCAGGAGAAGGGGTGGCAGATCATCCACGTCTTCCTGTTCCCCTTCTACTACATCGAGTACGCCATGGCCTACCTGGGCGCCATGCAGGTGTGGGAGAACGCCCAACGTGACACGCCCGCGGCGCTGGCCGCCTACAAGGCCGCGTTGGCGTTGGGGGGCACGCGGCCGCTCGACGAGCTGTACGCGGCCGCCGGGGCGCGCTTCGACTTCGGTGGAGACACTATCGCGCGGCTCTGCGACCTGGCGTTGGAGGCGCTTGGCGACGAGGCGTGA
- a CDS encoding response regulator transcription factor produces the protein MTSGSAPGAPIRVLLVDDHTVVRRGLRLAFDLEPDLRVVGEAANGEEAVMRVAELNPDVVVMDLLMPVMNGVEATRAIRRAHPNVEVVALTSVLEDRLVIDVVEAGAAGYLLKETRPDELFEAVRAAARGEVRLDPRAQQRLVREVRGGDSPASLTERELDVLRQLAAGATNKGIAQRLDIAEATVKSHVSSLLAKLDLKSRTQAALYAMREGLVERDP, from the coding sequence ATGACCAGTGGCAGCGCCCCGGGCGCCCCCATCCGCGTCCTGCTGGTAGACGACCACACCGTGGTGCGCCGCGGTTTGCGCCTGGCGTTCGACCTGGAGCCCGACCTGCGGGTGGTGGGCGAGGCCGCCAACGGCGAGGAGGCCGTGATGCGCGTGGCGGAGCTGAACCCCGACGTCGTGGTCATGGACCTGCTCATGCCCGTCATGAACGGGGTGGAGGCCACGCGCGCCATCAGGCGCGCCCACCCGAACGTCGAGGTCGTGGCGCTCACCAGCGTGCTGGAGGACCGCCTCGTCATCGACGTGGTGGAGGCGGGCGCCGCCGGCTACCTGCTGAAGGAGACGCGGCCGGACGAGCTGTTCGAGGCGGTGCGCGCCGCCGCCCGCGGCGAGGTGCGCCTCGACCCGCGCGCCCAGCAGCGCCTGGTGCGCGAGGTGCGCGGCGGCGACTCGCCCGCGTCCCTCACGGAGCGCGAGCTCGACGTGCTGAGGCAGTTGGCCGCTGGCGCCACGAACAAGGGCATAGCGCAGCGCCTCGACATCGCCGAGGCGACCGTGAAGAGCCACGTGTCGAGCCTCCTCGCCAAGCTCGACCTCAAGAGCCGGACCCAAGCCGCGCTGTACGCCATGCGCGAGGGGTTGGTGGAGCGTGACCCCTGA
- a CDS encoding P1 family peptidase: MPRSARARVRELGVTVGVLPPGARNDITDVPGVRVGHLTLDVGADVRTGATVILTHPDNPFRWRVPAGLCVGNGYGKLMGATQVAELGELETPIALTNTLCVTRAADALIDWTLSRRGNERVGSVNPFVGETNDGRLNDIRARRVLPEHVLAALEAATGGPVPQGSVGAGRGTLAFGYKGGIGSASRALPPALGGHAVGALVQSNFGGVLQVAGRPVGVRSGRHYLADELGEGRADGSVMMVLATDAPLSSASLTRLAARAMAGLARTGAAFSNGSGDYALAFSTAEGVRRRAGSAPRAPYREVGNDALSPLFLAAIEAVEEAIYDSLCLATTVVGFGGAVGEALPPEAVTAAG; this comes from the coding sequence ATGCCGCGGAGCGCGAGGGCGCGCGTGAGGGAGCTGGGCGTGACGGTCGGGGTGTTGCCGCCCGGCGCGCGCAACGACATCACGGACGTGCCCGGCGTGCGGGTGGGCCACCTGACGCTCGACGTGGGCGCCGACGTCCGCACGGGCGCCACGGTGATCTTGACGCACCCGGACAACCCGTTCCGGTGGCGGGTGCCCGCCGGCCTGTGCGTCGGGAACGGCTACGGCAAGCTGATGGGCGCCACGCAGGTGGCCGAGCTCGGCGAGCTCGAGACCCCCATCGCGCTCACGAACACCCTGTGCGTCACGCGGGCGGCGGACGCCCTCATCGACTGGACGCTCTCGCGGCGGGGCAACGAGCGCGTGGGTTCGGTCAACCCGTTCGTGGGCGAGACGAACGACGGCCGCCTGAACGACATCCGCGCGCGCCGCGTGCTCCCGGAGCACGTGCTGGCGGCCCTGGAGGCGGCGACCGGCGGCCCCGTGCCGCAGGGGAGCGTCGGGGCCGGTCGGGGCACGCTCGCGTTCGGGTACAAGGGCGGCATCGGCTCGGCGTCGCGCGCGCTGCCCCCGGCGCTGGGCGGGCACGCCGTGGGGGCGCTCGTGCAGTCGAACTTCGGCGGGGTGCTGCAGGTGGCGGGCAGGCCGGTGGGGGTGCGCAGCGGCCGCCACTACCTGGCGGACGAGCTGGGCGAGGGGCGCGCCGACGGCTCAGTGATGATGGTGCTCGCCACCGACGCGCCCCTCAGCTCGGCGAGCCTCACGCGCCTGGCCGCGCGGGCCATGGCGGGCCTGGCGCGCACCGGCGCGGCCTTCTCCAACGGTTCCGGCGATTACGCCCTGGCGTTCTCGACGGCGGAGGGCGTGCGGCGCCGCGCGGGCTCCGCCCCGCGGGCGCCATACCGCGAGGTCGGGAACGACGCGTTGTCGCCCCTGTTCCTGGCCGCCATCGAGGCGGTGGAGGAGGCCATCTACGACTCGTTGTGCCTGGCGACCACGGTGGTGGGGTTCGGTGGCGCCGTCGGCGAGGCGTTGCCGCCGGAGGCGGTGACCGCCGCAGGTTGA
- a CDS encoding cell surface protein, with amino-acid sequence MTEQPQPTTTTALTRETPLKYLDKALGGLRDLGLLPTAANSQEAPIVALLQQISDLDQERVVAITRTLAQASLFNDVVRKQVEAMEVGSRYEDITKSFNSIRDDAKAMVDQLADGKISTFERLSTVWMKVTRGDIASRFDKIKQTYLAVTKDSQDQIEREHLILEAYRDFRGALKESEVLAFEVLKKGEAELAGAKGAVDAAMAEVTAYEGDDLAERARLELARDEKVRALQQVDKRYQIAKDLSDNLTIAYNTSEVVMARLVQTNTAKERVRAQAVSFFSTNETVLTALTATFTGLFGLNESTRTVEAMTKGVSDSLDTLSDIGGKVQEAALKVGYGPTIRAEAVKRLVESVVDYQERSIEIIDDMRQQATANAAEIRTAVEDGKRRLARLAERGAALNAPNG; translated from the coding sequence ATGACCGAGCAGCCACAACCGACGACCACCACCGCCCTCACGCGCGAGACGCCGCTCAAGTACCTCGACAAGGCCCTCGGCGGCCTGCGCGACCTTGGGCTCCTGCCCACCGCCGCCAACAGCCAGGAGGCGCCCATCGTCGCCCTCCTGCAGCAGATCTCCGACCTCGACCAGGAGCGCGTGGTGGCCATCACGCGCACGCTCGCGCAGGCGTCGCTCTTCAACGACGTGGTGCGCAAGCAGGTCGAGGCCATGGAGGTCGGCTCGCGCTACGAGGACATCACCAAGTCCTTCAACAGCATCCGCGACGACGCCAAGGCGATGGTCGACCAGTTGGCCGACGGCAAGATCAGCACCTTCGAGCGGCTCTCGACCGTCTGGATGAAGGTCACGCGCGGCGACATCGCCAGCCGCTTCGACAAGATCAAGCAGACCTACCTGGCGGTCACCAAGGACAGCCAGGACCAGATCGAGCGCGAGCACCTCATCCTCGAGGCGTACCGCGACTTCCGCGGCGCCCTCAAGGAGTCCGAGGTCCTGGCGTTCGAGGTGCTCAAGAAGGGTGAGGCCGAACTGGCCGGGGCCAAGGGGGCGGTCGACGCCGCCATGGCCGAGGTGACCGCCTACGAAGGCGACGACCTCGCGGAGCGCGCCCGCCTGGAGCTCGCCCGCGACGAGAAGGTGCGCGCCCTGCAGCAGGTCGACAAGCGCTACCAGATCGCCAAGGACCTCTCCGACAACCTGACCATCGCCTACAACACCTCAGAGGTGGTCATGGCGCGGCTCGTGCAGACGAACACGGCCAAGGAGCGCGTGCGGGCGCAGGCCGTCTCGTTCTTCAGCACCAACGAGACCGTCCTGACTGCCCTCACCGCCACCTTCACCGGCCTCTTCGGCCTCAACGAGTCGACCCGCACGGTGGAGGCGATGACCAAGGGCGTCAGCGACTCGCTCGACACGCTCTCCGACATCGGCGGCAAGGTGCAGGAGGCCGCCCTCAAGGTCGGTTACGGGCCGACCATCCGCGCCGAGGCGGTGAAGCGCCTCGTCGAATCGGTCGTCGACTACCAGGAGCGCTCCATCGAGATCATCGACGACATGCGGCAGCAGGCCACCGCCAACGCCGCCGAGATCCGCACGGCCGTCGAGGACGGCAAGCGTCGCCTCGCGCGGCTGGCCGAGCGGGGGGCGGCCCTGAACGCCCCGAATGGCTGA
- a CDS encoding putative sulfate exporter family transporter codes for MFAARLAHALAHAVARAVAHGVARARALAPGLALVVALTFGAFELARLPGTRLLGPLVLALLGGAAWRLVAGRTERAVGPGARHAAKVWLRLGIVLLGVRLDMRALAAVGPTVLVGSAIGVAVAFAVVELLGRRMGVPKDLRRSVAVGTGVCGASAIAAALPVLRAEERHASLSVAVVSVLGTLGVVAFAAWDGLALVSSRLLAAVAGASLQEVGHVVAAGAAVGGADGDLALLVKLSRVVLLAPVLMLLGWWLRFEAAGGGGAGTRGAARGAANGAARGAPGGALAGPALGAPGSHARQPVLPPLVPGFVVGFLALSAATSLGLLSAAAVSHLTTAATLLTAAAMAGIGLGVDFRGLGRAGRQALTLGLAGFGALVGAMSWYYLLVLH; via the coding sequence ATGTTCGCCGCGCGCCTCGCCCACGCTCTCGCCCACGCTGTTGCCCGCGCCGTCGCTCACGGTGTCGCCCGCGCCCGGGCCCTCGCGCCCGGCCTGGCGCTCGTCGTCGCCCTCACGTTCGGGGCGTTCGAGTTGGCGCGCCTGCCCGGCACGCGGCTACTCGGCCCGCTGGTGCTCGCGCTGCTCGGCGGCGCCGCCTGGCGCCTGGTGGCGGGTCGGACGGAGCGGGCGGTCGGGCCGGGGGCCCGCCACGCGGCCAAGGTCTGGCTGCGCCTCGGCATCGTCCTGCTGGGGGTGCGCCTCGACATGCGGGCGCTGGCGGCGGTGGGTCCCACCGTGCTCGTCGGCAGCGCCATCGGCGTGGCGGTGGCGTTCGCGGTGGTCGAGCTTCTCGGCCGCCGCATGGGTGTGCCCAAGGACCTGCGCCGGTCGGTGGCCGTGGGCACGGGCGTGTGCGGCGCCTCGGCCATCGCTGCGGCCCTGCCCGTGCTGAGGGCGGAGGAGAGGCACGCCTCGTTGTCGGTGGCGGTCGTCAGCGTGCTCGGAACGCTCGGCGTGGTGGCGTTCGCGGCCTGGGACGGGTTGGCGCTCGTGTCGTCGCGGCTCCTGGCGGCCGTGGCGGGCGCCAGCCTGCAGGAGGTGGGGCACGTGGTGGCCGCCGGCGCCGCCGTCGGGGGCGCCGACGGCGACCTGGCGCTGCTCGTCAAGCTCTCGCGCGTGGTCCTGCTCGCGCCCGTGTTGATGCTGCTCGGCTGGTGGCTCCGGTTCGAGGCCGCGGGCGGCGGCGGGGCCGGGACCCGTGGCGCCGCCCGTGGCGCCGCCAACGGCGCGGCCCGTGGCGCACCCGGTGGCGCGCTCGCCGGCCCGGCCCTCGGCGCGCCCGGGTCCCACGCGCGTCAGCCGGTCCTGCCGCCCCTCGTCCCCGGCTTCGTGGTCGGTTTCCTGGCCCTCAGCGCCGCCACCAGCCTTGGCCTACTTAGCGCGGCGGCCGTCTCCCACCTCACCACGGCGGCCACGCTCCTGACGGCCGCGGCCATGGCGGGGATCGGCCTTGGCGTCGACTTCCGCGGTCTCGGGCGCGCCGGCCGACAGGCGCTGACGCTCGGCCTGGCGGGGTTCGGGGCGCTGGTCGGCGCGATGAGCTGGTACTATCTATTGGTACTGCATTGA
- a CDS encoding LysR family transcriptional regulator yields the protein MADAPARARARRTDQPPATAPAAWALEPQLLRTFLAVAASGSITRAAAALHRTQPAVTASVRRLEEGFGEPLFTRSSRGVAPTLLGERLLPHAEALQRVMDGVHQLMGEVRALEGARLRVAASTTIALYWLPPLLARFCAAHPTTGLVVHTRNSRDAVRELRGGEVDLALVEAPAAAWAGLPPGLVAATPVHDDSLVLVVGPDHPLARRAAVAATDLAGLPFVGREAGSGTRDVIEEALRAAGVTLEVRHELGEPEAIKLAVRSGLGVTILSSVAVRAEVERGELAAVPIDHPGFARRFTLLHPPEGLASHAAWAFRTLATAAVTPRRQAPPTPGRRAAR from the coding sequence ATGGCGGACGCGCCCGCACGAGCACGAGCCCGACGAACCGACCAGCCGCCCGCCACGGCCCCCGCCGCGTGGGCCCTGGAGCCGCAGCTACTGCGGACCTTCCTGGCGGTCGCGGCGAGCGGCAGCATCACCCGCGCCGCCGCCGCCCTGCACCGCACCCAACCCGCCGTGACCGCCTCGGTCAGGCGCCTGGAGGAGGGCTTCGGCGAGCCCCTCTTCACGCGCAGCTCCCGCGGGGTCGCCCCGACGCTGCTCGGGGAGCGCCTGCTGCCTCACGCCGAGGCGCTGCAGCGCGTGATGGACGGCGTGCACCAGCTCATGGGCGAGGTACGCGCGCTTGAGGGCGCCCGCCTGCGCGTGGCCGCCAGCACCACCATCGCCCTCTACTGGCTACCGCCGCTCCTGGCCCGCTTCTGCGCGGCGCACCCCACCACCGGCCTCGTCGTGCACACGCGCAACTCGCGCGACGCCGTGCGCGAGCTGCGCGGCGGCGAGGTCGACCTGGCCCTCGTCGAGGCGCCCGCCGCCGCCTGGGCGGGGCTGCCGCCCGGACTCGTCGCCGCCACGCCCGTGCACGACGACAGCCTCGTCCTCGTGGTCGGGCCCGATCACCCCCTGGCGCGCCGCGCCGCCGTGGCGGCGACGGACCTAGCCGGCCTGCCGTTCGTGGGGCGCGAGGCCGGTTCGGGCACGCGCGACGTGATCGAGGAGGCGTTGCGCGCCGCCGGGGTGACGCTCGAGGTGCGTCACGAGCTGGGCGAGCCCGAGGCCATCAAGCTCGCCGTGCGATCCGGGCTGGGCGTGACCATACTGTCGAGCGTGGCCGTGCGCGCCGAGGTGGAGCGCGGCGAGCTGGCGGCGGTCCCCATCGACCACCCGGGCTTCGCGCGCCGCTTCACGCTCCTTCACCCGCCCGAGGGGCTCGCCTCCCACGCCGCCTGGGCGTTCAGGACGCTCGCCACCGCCGCCGTCACGCCTCGTCGCCAAGCGCCTCCAACGCCAGGTCGCAGAGCCGCGCGATAG
- a CDS encoding peptide chain release factor 3 — MPDARASTNPQGGAPQGGAAALAREVARRRTFAIISHPDAGKTTLTEKLLLYSGAIREAGSVTAKTGTAQATSDWMSIERERGISISSAAMQVDYRGVRLNLLDTPGHQDFSEDTYRTLTAADSAVMLLDAARGVQEQTLKLFTVSRQRGIPIFTFINKLDRPAQDPYALLDEVETTLGIQAVPVTWPIGDGPDFKGVYERTSNRLHAYERTDRNARRAPVTTAAPDAPEVAALIGEAAQRKLIDDIELLDSALPPLDRGRFLAGEITPVFFGSVLTNFGVEVFLDHFLDLAPPPGPLATTAGTVAPTDPDFAAFVFKVQANMNPRHRDRTAFVRVASGVFHRGVQAVLTRTGREVKLSQAHALFADERATVDAAYPGDIIGLVNPGTFRIGDVISARPGVHLPSFPRFAPERFATVRTKHADKHKAFRKGIEQLAEEGVVQLFYPAQGARDPILGAVGQLQFEVFEHRMKEEYGVEVLFDHQPYRVIRWLSATPAKPVRFGMLVHDQDDKAVALFRFDGEIKYFRDEHPDVSLADSPGAVEVVRL; from the coding sequence ATGCCCGACGCCCGAGCCTCGACCAACCCCCAGGGCGGCGCCCCCCAAGGCGGCGCTGCGGCGCTGGCGCGCGAGGTCGCGCGGCGCCGCACCTTCGCCATCATCTCGCACCCGGACGCGGGCAAGACGACGCTCACGGAGAAGCTCCTCCTCTATAGCGGCGCCATCCGCGAGGCCGGCTCCGTGACCGCCAAGACGGGCACGGCGCAGGCCACGTCCGACTGGATGAGCATCGAGCGGGAGCGCGGCATCTCCATCTCGTCGGCGGCCATGCAGGTCGACTACCGCGGCGTCCGCCTCAACCTGCTCGACACCCCCGGCCACCAGGACTTCAGCGAGGACACCTACCGCACCCTCACGGCCGCGGACTCGGCCGTCATGCTGCTCGACGCCGCCAGGGGCGTGCAGGAGCAGACGCTGAAGCTCTTCACGGTGAGCCGGCAACGCGGCATCCCCATCTTCACCTTCATCAACAAGCTCGACCGGCCAGCCCAGGACCCGTACGCGCTCCTCGACGAGGTCGAGACCACCCTCGGCATCCAGGCGGTGCCCGTCACCTGGCCCATCGGCGACGGCCCCGACTTCAAGGGGGTCTACGAGCGCACGAGCAACCGGCTGCACGCGTACGAGCGCACGGACCGCAACGCCCGCCGCGCCCCCGTCACGACGGCGGCGCCGGACGCGCCCGAGGTGGCCGCCCTCATCGGCGAGGCGGCGCAGAGGAAGCTCATCGACGACATCGAGCTGCTCGACTCCGCCCTGCCCCCCCTCGACAGGGGCCGGTTCCTCGCCGGCGAGATCACGCCCGTCTTCTTCGGTAGCGTCCTCACCAACTTCGGGGTCGAGGTCTTCCTCGACCACTTCCTCGACCTGGCGCCGCCGCCCGGCCCCCTCGCCACCACGGCGGGGACGGTCGCGCCGACGGACCCGGACTTCGCGGCGTTCGTGTTCAAGGTGCAGGCCAACATGAACCCGCGCCACCGCGACCGCACCGCCTTCGTGCGCGTGGCGTCCGGCGTGTTCCACCGCGGGGTGCAGGCGGTGCTGACGCGAACCGGGCGCGAGGTGAAGCTGTCACAGGCGCACGCGCTCTTCGCGGACGAGCGCGCCACGGTCGACGCCGCCTACCCTGGCGACATCATCGGCCTCGTCAACCCCGGCACCTTCCGCATCGGCGACGTGATCAGCGCGCGTCCTGGCGTGCACCTGCCGAGCTTCCCCCGCTTCGCGCCGGAGCGCTTCGCCACCGTCCGCACCAAGCACGCCGACAAGCACAAGGCGTTCAGGAAGGGCATCGAGCAGCTGGCGGAGGAGGGCGTCGTGCAGCTCTTCTACCCTGCCCAGGGCGCCCGCGACCCCATCCTGGGAGCCGTCGGTCAGTTGCAGTTCGAGGTCTTCGAGCACCGCATGAAGGAGGAGTACGGCGTGGAGGTATTGTTCGACCACCAGCCGTACCGCGTCATACGGTGGCTGAGCGCCACGCCCGCCAAGCCCGTCAGGTTCGGCATGTTGGTCCACGACCAGGACGACAAGGCGGTGGCCCTCTTCCGCTTCGACGGCGAGATCAAGTACTTCCGCGACGAGCATCCAGACGTGAGCCTCGCCGACTCGCCGGGCGCGGTCGAGGTCGTGCGGCTCTGA
- a CDS encoding HAMP domain-containing protein, protein MTPEATNAVDAGAPTTAWYHSLSNRLTLLLLGVVLVLAIATGVLLWRGLATVTAVAGDDGLAGAAAAVSVVDEATVAAVVRSTLVNLAVVVAVTLLAAAAFSRALLVDPLARLTHASRALAAGDLSARADLADRSEVGELARAFDAMADNLAAAQTELELRVATRTAELRALLSLSNTIALTTDLKPQVDAILSQVLAGERVVAAEVHELEPTGKLVLLGRVGAEAALGSARSDAAGAASDPLAEPVRAIVPHAVVQGDHLALPLRARDRVVGVLSVGARPGAGWDEESLRWVGGLAAQAAVALENNRLYELARDEAAEEERRHLARELHDSVSQAIYSVVLTAHAAERQLGGDTEAVRRGLQGVIELAEAALAEMRALIFELRPEALAEVGLMGALHRQLDGLELRHSLRTVRRLGPEPDLPFMTKQVLLRVAQEALHNVVKHASATTVTVAAGLEGRTLELSVLDDGVGFDTTRAYPGHLGLTSMHERVAALGGSLRVDSAPGNGTAVRVSVPFGAEAPADGAP, encoded by the coding sequence GTGACCCCTGAGGCCACGAACGCGGTAGACGCCGGCGCGCCCACGACCGCCTGGTACCACAGCCTCTCCAACCGCCTGACGCTGCTCCTGCTCGGGGTGGTGCTCGTGTTGGCGATCGCCACCGGCGTGCTCCTGTGGCGCGGCCTGGCCACCGTGACGGCGGTGGCGGGCGACGACGGCCTCGCCGGCGCCGCCGCGGCCGTCAGCGTGGTCGACGAGGCGACCGTCGCGGCCGTGGTGCGCAGCACCCTCGTGAACCTGGCCGTGGTCGTGGCCGTCACGCTCCTGGCCGCCGCCGCCTTCTCGCGCGCCCTGCTCGTCGATCCCCTGGCGCGGCTCACCCACGCCAGTCGCGCCTTGGCGGCCGGCGACCTGTCGGCGCGCGCCGACCTCGCCGACCGGTCGGAGGTGGGGGAGCTCGCCCGCGCCTTCGACGCCATGGCCGACAACCTCGCGGCCGCCCAGACGGAGCTCGAGCTGCGCGTCGCCACCAGGACCGCCGAGCTGCGGGCGCTGCTGTCGCTCTCCAACACCATCGCCCTCACCACCGACCTCAAGCCGCAGGTCGACGCCATCCTCAGCCAGGTCCTGGCAGGGGAGCGGGTGGTGGCGGCGGAGGTGCACGAGCTCGAGCCCACCGGCAAGCTCGTCCTGCTGGGGCGGGTGGGCGCGGAGGCGGCGCTGGGGTCGGCCCGAAGCGACGCGGCAGGCGCGGCGAGCGACCCCCTCGCCGAGCCCGTCAGGGCCATCGTGCCGCACGCTGTCGTGCAGGGCGATCACCTCGCCCTGCCGCTCCGGGCGCGCGACCGCGTGGTGGGGGTGCTCAGCGTCGGCGCGCGCCCCGGCGCGGGCTGGGACGAGGAGAGCCTGAGGTGGGTGGGCGGCCTGGCGGCGCAGGCGGCAGTGGCGCTGGAGAACAACCGCCTCTACGAGCTGGCGCGGGACGAGGCGGCCGAGGAGGAGCGCCGCCACCTGGCGCGCGAGCTCCACGACTCGGTCAGCCAGGCCATCTACTCCGTGGTGCTCACGGCGCACGCCGCCGAGCGCCAGCTGGGTGGCGACACGGAGGCGGTGCGGCGCGGCCTGCAGGGGGTCATCGAGCTGGCCGAGGCGGCGCTGGCCGAGATGCGGGCGCTCATCTTCGAGCTGCGCCCCGAGGCGCTGGCGGAGGTGGGCCTGATGGGCGCCCTCCACCGCCAGCTCGACGGGCTGGAGCTGCGCCACTCCCTTCGCACCGTGCGGCGCCTCGGCCCGGAGCCCGACCTGCCGTTCATGACGAAGCAGGTGCTGCTGCGGGTGGCGCAGGAGGCGCTCCACAACGTCGTCAAGCACGCGAGCGCCACGACGGTCACCGTCGCGGCGGGGCTGGAGGGCCGAACCCTTGAACTCAGCGTGCTCGACGACGGCGTGGGCTTCGACACGACGCGGGCCTACCCCGGCCACCTGGGCCTCACCTCCATGCACGAACGCGTGGCGGCGCTGGGCGGCAGCCTGCGCGTCGACAGCGCGCCCGGCAACGGCACGGCCGTCCGCGTCAGCGTGCCGTTCGGCGCCGAGGCGCCCGCGGACGGGGCCCCGTGA